A window of the Gordonia humi genome harbors these coding sequences:
- a CDS encoding potassium-transporting ATPase subunit C, producing the protein MKTTVIGFVRQFVVGLAAVVALTVVVGGAYPVAVWAFSRIDATSAEGSPVTDRTGCTVGSRLVGVDQRAPAGHPDPYLHARVAGGVGDPMAPGDPSRSGASNLGRSSDDLRRIVQERRAVVAARENVPPSRVPADAVTGSGSGIDPDISPTYAGLQVPRIARVTGLSQARVRAIIAENTTGRQLGFLGEPTVNVIGVNVALGLVGPGCR; encoded by the coding sequence GTGAAGACCACAGTCATCGGCTTCGTCCGTCAATTCGTCGTCGGTCTCGCCGCCGTCGTCGCGCTCACCGTCGTGGTCGGCGGCGCGTATCCGGTCGCCGTGTGGGCGTTCTCCCGCATCGACGCCACGAGCGCGGAGGGATCGCCGGTCACCGACCGCACCGGCTGCACAGTCGGATCCCGACTCGTCGGCGTCGACCAGCGGGCTCCGGCCGGGCATCCGGACCCGTACCTGCACGCCAGGGTCGCCGGCGGTGTCGGCGATCCGATGGCGCCCGGTGACCCGTCCCGGTCCGGAGCGAGCAATCTCGGCCGCAGCAGCGACGACCTGCGTCGGATCGTGCAGGAGCGACGTGCCGTCGTCGCCGCGCGCGAGAACGTCCCGCCGTCGCGAGTCCCCGCCGACGCGGTCACCGGATCGGGATCCGGAATCGACCCGGACATCTCACCGACCTACGCGGGTCTGCAGGTCCCGCGGATCGCACGGGTCACCGGACTCTCTCAGGCGAGGGTTCGCGCGATCATCGCCGAGAACACGACGGGCCGACAGCTCGGCTTCCTGGGCGAACC
- the kdpB gene encoding potassium-transporting ATPase subunit KdpB gives MTVHQAPDMVRSGAFDPRQLISTLPRAAGKLDPREQARHPVMFVVFVGAVVTTLLSIWHPSVFAWTVVAWLWFTVLFAGLAEAVAEGRGRAQADSLRAVKSDTQARRLDDDGETTRVSGADLHVGDIIVVEAGEVIAGDGDVIEGIATVDESAITGESAPVVRESGGDRSAVTGGTVVLSDRIVVRITTEPGHTFVDRMIALVEGAARQKTPNEIALDILLSSLTIVFLLAVVAVGPLQQFAGQAADPVKLIALLVCLIPTTIGALVSSIGIAGMDRLVQRNVLAMSGRAVEAAGDVDTLLMDKTGTITFGNRRATALIAARGVPDAELAEVSYRCSLADETPEGRSIVDLVHSAYTVDDGPVGTVVPFTAQTRMSGVDADDVSWRKGAADSVRAWIGELPVDVDDAVDAIGRRGGTPLVVAERTSGPIPSARVLGVVELSDVVKPGMAERFVQLRAMGIRTVMVTGDNPLTAAAIAARAGVDDFVAEATPEDKLALIRREQASGRLVAMTGDGTNDAPALAQADVGLAMNTGTSAAKEAGNMVDLDSDPTKLIEVVGIGKQLLITRGALTTFSLANDLAKYFAILPALFSTVFPQLGALNIMHLHSAQSAIVSAVVFNALTIVALIPLSLRGVPYRAMSVSRLLRRNLLVFGVGGVVTPFVGIWLIDLVVRLLPGMG, from the coding sequence ATGACCGTTCACCAGGCCCCCGACATGGTGCGCAGCGGTGCATTCGATCCACGGCAGCTGATCTCGACGCTTCCCCGGGCCGCGGGCAAACTCGACCCGCGCGAGCAGGCTCGTCACCCGGTGATGTTCGTGGTCTTCGTCGGCGCCGTGGTCACGACCCTCCTGTCGATCTGGCATCCGTCCGTTTTCGCCTGGACCGTCGTCGCCTGGCTGTGGTTCACCGTCCTCTTCGCGGGCCTGGCCGAGGCCGTCGCCGAAGGCCGCGGCCGCGCGCAGGCCGACAGCCTGCGCGCGGTGAAGAGCGACACGCAGGCGCGCCGTCTCGACGACGACGGCGAGACCACCCGCGTCTCCGGCGCGGATCTGCACGTCGGCGACATCATCGTCGTCGAGGCGGGGGAGGTGATCGCGGGCGACGGCGACGTGATCGAGGGCATCGCGACTGTCGACGAGTCGGCGATCACCGGCGAGTCCGCACCCGTCGTCCGTGAGTCCGGCGGGGACCGGAGTGCGGTGACCGGCGGCACGGTGGTCCTGTCGGACCGCATCGTCGTCCGTATCACCACCGAACCCGGACACACCTTCGTCGACCGGATGATCGCCCTCGTCGAGGGTGCCGCGCGGCAGAAGACGCCCAACGAGATCGCCCTCGACATCCTCCTCTCCTCGCTCACGATCGTCTTCCTCCTCGCGGTGGTCGCCGTCGGGCCGCTGCAGCAGTTCGCCGGGCAGGCCGCGGATCCGGTCAAGCTGATCGCGTTGCTGGTGTGCCTGATACCGACGACGATCGGCGCCCTGGTCTCCTCCATCGGCATCGCGGGCATGGATCGACTGGTGCAGCGCAACGTGCTCGCCATGTCGGGTCGGGCCGTCGAAGCCGCGGGCGACGTCGACACCCTCCTCATGGACAAGACCGGCACCATCACCTTCGGCAACCGGCGAGCCACCGCACTGATCGCCGCCCGCGGCGTACCGGACGCCGAGCTCGCCGAGGTCTCCTACCGGTGCAGCCTCGCCGACGAGACACCGGAGGGACGCAGCATCGTCGACCTGGTGCACAGCGCGTACACCGTCGACGACGGGCCGGTCGGGACGGTGGTGCCGTTCACGGCGCAGACGCGTATGAGCGGCGTCGACGCCGACGACGTGTCGTGGCGCAAGGGCGCAGCCGACTCGGTCCGGGCCTGGATCGGCGAGCTCCCGGTCGACGTCGACGATGCCGTCGACGCGATCGGGCGACGTGGGGGCACCCCGCTCGTCGTCGCCGAACGGACCTCTGGCCCGATCCCGTCCGCGCGGGTGCTCGGCGTCGTCGAACTGTCAGATGTGGTCAAACCGGGTATGGCCGAACGTTTCGTTCAACTGCGGGCCATGGGCATCCGCACCGTGATGGTGACCGGCGACAACCCGCTCACCGCCGCGGCGATCGCCGCGCGGGCAGGCGTCGACGACTTCGTCGCGGAGGCCACTCCGGAGGACAAACTCGCGCTGATCCGGCGCGAGCAGGCATCCGGTCGGCTCGTCGCGATGACCGGCGACGGAACCAACGACGCCCCGGCGCTCGCCCAGGCCGACGTCGGGCTCGCGATGAACACGGGGACGTCGGCCGCGAAGGAGGCAGGCAACATGGTCGACCTCGACTCGGATCCCACCAAGCTCATCGAAGTGGTCGGCATCGGCAAACAGCTGCTTATCACGCGCGGCGCGCTCACGACGTTCTCCCTGGCGAACGACCTCGCGAAGTACTTCGCCATCCTGCCCGCGTTGTTCTCCACCGTCTTCCCTCAGCTCGGCGCGCTCAACATCATGCATCTGCACTCCGCGCAGTCGGCGATCGTCTCGGCCGTCGTGTTCAACGCGCTGACCATCGTCGCACTGATCCCGCTGTCGCTGCGCGGCGTGCCCTACCGCGCGATGAGCGTGTCGCGGCTGCTGCGACGCAACCTGCTCGTCTTCGGCGTCGGTGGAGTGGTGACCCCGTTCGTCGGGATCTGGCTCATCGACCTCGTCGTCCGTCTCCTGCCCGGAATGGGGTGA
- the kdpA gene encoding potassium-transporting ATPase subunit KdpA encodes MDDTWSGVLTVAAVVTVLAVAHAPLGDYLAKTYRSTRDLRVERLIYRLARVDPRAGQTWRAYAMSVLGFSAASLVVLYLLQRLQSVAPWSDGKPAVPPTMAFNTAVSFVTNTDWQSYSPEATVSNLTQMLGLAVQNFLSAAVGMAVAVALIRGIAARRGGDLGNFWVDLVRGTLRILLPLAFVIAAILVTAGAVQSWRTGVDVTMLDGSRAHVPVGPFASQEAIKVLGTNGGGTYAANSAHPFSVPTPLANLVEIIAVLLIPVSLTRTYGTMVGDRRQGYTLLGVMATVWLAVTVAVWAFEAHASGVAGATMEGKETRFGVPGSSLFAVATTGTSTGAVNSAHDSFSAAGGGGLIWNMLLGEVAPGGVGSGLYGLLVLAMVTVFVGGLLVGRSPEFLGKRIGRHEITLAALYVLVMPALVLTGVSISALLGSTRDSLGNDGAPGSPNAIHGFSEILYAYASAANNNGSAFGGLTVTDDWFQMSLGLAMLLGRLLPIVLVLALAGRLATQTPRDSSAETRGSALPTHGVVYGALLLGTTLLVAGLTFFPAMALGPIAEALA; translated from the coding sequence GTGGACGACACCTGGTCGGGCGTTCTGACCGTCGCGGCCGTGGTCACGGTGCTGGCCGTCGCCCACGCACCGCTCGGCGACTACCTGGCGAAGACGTACCGCAGCACCCGCGATCTGCGCGTGGAACGGCTGATCTACCGCCTCGCGCGCGTCGACCCCCGCGCGGGTCAGACCTGGCGCGCCTACGCGATGAGCGTCCTCGGATTCTCCGCAGCGTCGCTGGTGGTCCTGTACCTGCTGCAGCGGTTGCAGAGCGTCGCGCCGTGGTCCGACGGCAAGCCCGCCGTCCCGCCGACGATGGCGTTCAACACGGCCGTCTCGTTCGTCACCAACACCGACTGGCAGTCGTACTCGCCGGAGGCGACGGTCAGCAACCTCACCCAGATGCTGGGCCTGGCCGTGCAGAACTTCCTGTCCGCCGCCGTCGGCATGGCGGTGGCCGTCGCGCTCATCCGCGGAATCGCCGCACGACGGGGCGGCGACCTCGGCAATTTCTGGGTCGACCTGGTCCGCGGCACCCTGCGGATCCTGTTGCCGCTCGCCTTCGTGATCGCCGCGATCCTGGTGACCGCGGGCGCCGTCCAGTCGTGGCGCACGGGAGTCGATGTGACGATGCTCGACGGGAGCCGTGCACACGTACCAGTGGGGCCGTTCGCCTCGCAGGAGGCGATCAAGGTCCTCGGCACCAACGGCGGCGGCACCTACGCCGCGAACTCGGCGCACCCGTTCTCGGTGCCGACGCCGCTGGCGAACCTCGTCGAGATCATCGCCGTGCTGTTGATTCCCGTATCGCTGACCAGGACCTACGGCACCATGGTCGGCGACCGCAGGCAGGGCTACACGCTCCTCGGCGTCATGGCGACCGTCTGGCTCGCGGTGACCGTGGCCGTCTGGGCGTTCGAGGCACACGCGTCCGGGGTGGCGGGCGCCACCATGGAGGGCAAGGAGACCCGGTTCGGCGTACCCGGATCGAGTCTGTTCGCGGTCGCCACCACCGGCACGTCGACGGGAGCGGTGAACTCCGCGCACGACAGCTTCTCCGCGGCGGGCGGCGGCGGACTGATCTGGAACATGCTGCTCGGTGAGGTCGCACCGGGCGGTGTCGGTTCCGGCCTGTACGGACTGCTGGTCCTCGCGATGGTCACCGTGTTCGTCGGCGGGCTCCTGGTGGGCCGGTCCCCGGAGTTCCTCGGCAAACGGATCGGCCGCCACGAGATCACCCTCGCCGCACTGTACGTGCTGGTGATGCCCGCTCTCGTCCTGACCGGAGTCTCGATCTCGGCCCTGCTCGGCTCGACGCGTGACTCACTCGGCAACGACGGCGCACCCGGCAGCCCGAACGCGATCCACGGATTCAGCGAGATCCTGTACGCGTACGCGTCCGCGGCCAACAACAACGGCAGCGCGTTCGGCGGACTCACGGTGACCGACGACTGGTTCCAGATGTCCCTCGGACTCGCGATGCTCCTGGGTCGACTGTTGCCGATCGTCCTCGTGCTGGCCCTCGCCGGGCGACTCGCCACGCAGACCCCGCGCGACTCGTCTGCCGAGACACGCGGCTCCGCACTGCCGACCCACGGCGTCGTCTACGGCGCACTGCTCCTCGGGACGACACTGCTCGTCGCCGGACTGACCTTCTTCCCGGCGATGGCGCTGGGACCGATCGCGGAGGCGCTCGCATGA
- the kdpF gene encoding K(+)-transporting ATPase subunit F, which yields MSGGTVNVILAVVALAVLGYLFVALLFPERF from the coding sequence ATGAGCGGCGGCACGGTGAACGTGATCCTCGCGGTGGTGGCGCTCGCGGTGCTCGGCTACCTCTTCGTCGCCCTCTTGTTCCCCGAGAGGTTCTGA
- the gndA gene encoding NADP-dependent phosphogluconate dehydrogenase, translating to MADQATARAQIGVTGLAVMGSNIARNFARHGYTVALHNRSIAKTDAVIAEHGGDGDFIRTESMEEFVASLERPRRVLIMVQAGAATDSVIENLADLMEPGDIIIDGGNSLYTDTIRREKAMSERGLNFVGAGISGGEEGALNGPSIMPGGPAESYESLGPMLESIAAQVDGEPCCTHIGADGSGHFVKMVHNGIEYADMQLIGEAYDLMRKALDLPVSEIADVYRQWNTGDLDSYLIEITAEVLGQVDAATGKPLVDVIVDQAGQKGTGRWTVKSALDLGIPVTGIGEAVFARALSSAADQRKQAQGLASGELAGAPTDKQAFVEDIKNALYASKVVAYAQGFDQIKAGSIEYGWDVKPGDLATIWRGGCIIRAKFLNRIREAYAENPELPSLLLAPYFREAVENAVDSWRRVVSTATLMGIPVPAFASSLSYYDGLRAERLPAALIQGQRDFFGAHTYRRIDKDGSFHTLWSGDRTEIEA from the coding sequence ATGGCTGACCAAGCGACCGCACGCGCCCAGATCGGAGTCACTGGACTGGCCGTCATGGGCTCGAACATCGCCCGTAACTTCGCGCGTCACGGTTACACCGTCGCGCTGCACAACCGCAGCATCGCCAAAACAGACGCCGTGATCGCCGAGCACGGCGGCGACGGCGACTTCATCCGCACCGAGAGCATGGAGGAGTTCGTCGCCTCCCTGGAGCGCCCGCGTCGCGTGTTGATCATGGTGCAGGCCGGTGCGGCGACCGACTCGGTGATCGAGAACCTGGCGGATCTGATGGAGCCGGGCGACATCATCATCGACGGCGGCAACTCCCTCTACACCGACACCATCCGCCGCGAGAAGGCGATGAGTGAGCGCGGTCTGAACTTCGTCGGCGCGGGTATCTCGGGCGGCGAGGAGGGCGCGCTCAACGGCCCGTCGATCATGCCGGGCGGACCGGCGGAATCGTACGAGTCGCTCGGCCCGATGCTCGAGTCGATCGCAGCGCAGGTCGACGGCGAGCCGTGCTGCACCCACATCGGTGCGGACGGCTCCGGCCACTTCGTCAAGATGGTGCACAACGGCATCGAGTACGCCGACATGCAGCTCATCGGTGAGGCGTACGACCTCATGCGCAAGGCCCTGGACCTGCCGGTCTCCGAGATCGCCGACGTCTACCGCCAGTGGAACACCGGCGACCTGGACTCGTACCTGATCGAGATCACCGCCGAGGTCCTCGGACAGGTCGACGCCGCGACCGGTAAGCCGCTGGTCGACGTGATCGTCGACCAGGCGGGTCAGAAGGGCACCGGCCGCTGGACCGTCAAGAGCGCACTGGACCTGGGCATCCCGGTCACCGGGATCGGCGAAGCCGTCTTCGCACGTGCTCTCTCCAGCGCCGCCGACCAGCGCAAGCAGGCGCAGGGACTGGCCTCCGGCGAGCTCGCCGGTGCACCGACCGACAAGCAGGCGTTCGTCGAGGACATCAAGAACGCCCTGTACGCGTCGAAGGTCGTCGCCTACGCGCAGGGTTTCGACCAGATCAAGGCCGGCAGCATCGAATACGGATGGGACGTCAAGCCGGGTGATCTCGCCACCATCTGGCGTGGCGGCTGCATCATCCGCGCCAAGTTCCTCAACCGCATCCGCGAGGCCTACGCCGAGAACCCGGAACTGCCGAGCCTCCTGCTGGCCCCGTACTTCCGGGAAGCCGTCGAGAACGCGGTCGACAGCTGGCGTCGCGTGGTCTCGACCGCGACCCTGATGGGCATCCCGGTTCCGGCGTTCGCGTCGTCGCTCTCGTACTACGACGGTCTGCGCGCCGAGCGTCTCCCGGCCGCTCTGATCCAGGGACAGCGCGACTTCTTCGGCGCCCACACCTACCGTCGCATCGATAAGGACGGCTCGTTCCACACCCTGTGGAGCGGTGACCGCACCGAGATCGAGGCGTAG
- a CDS encoding DUF4143 domain-containing protein: MPSGGGSRLRSAWFDGYVDRIVQRDARDVRRVVDPRRLATVLKLLASNQSGEVVRAKLARDADIPDTTMTAYLDLVETLYLVETIPPLANSLRTRQAGKAKAVVADSASAMHLAGVTSGCATDLVTGGELLGPLLEGLVVSELGKQRTWSETGFSLFHYRETSGIEVDVIIELDDDRVIGVEVKASQTYRPEHFRGLQRLSERLGDRFAGGVVLGTADHGVQFGANLVGLPIASLWEL, from the coding sequence ATGCCTTCCGGCGGGGGGTCTCGCCTCCGCTCGGCATGGTTCGACGGTTATGTCGACCGAATCGTTCAACGGGACGCGCGTGACGTTCGCCGGGTGGTCGATCCTCGGCGGCTTGCCACCGTGCTGAAGCTACTCGCATCGAATCAATCGGGCGAAGTGGTTCGAGCCAAGCTGGCGCGAGACGCGGATATTCCGGATACCACGATGACGGCGTATCTCGACCTGGTCGAGACGCTCTATCTCGTCGAGACGATCCCTCCGTTGGCGAACAGTCTTCGCACTCGACAAGCGGGCAAGGCCAAGGCGGTCGTCGCAGACTCTGCGTCGGCTATGCATCTGGCCGGGGTGACCTCCGGGTGCGCGACCGATCTCGTCACCGGCGGTGAACTGCTCGGGCCGCTTCTCGAAGGGCTGGTGGTGTCTGAACTCGGCAAACAGCGAACGTGGAGTGAGACGGGGTTCTCCCTCTTCCACTATCGGGAGACATCCGGCATCGAGGTCGATGTCATCATCGAACTCGACGACGACAGGGTGATCGGTGTGGAGGTGAAGGCGAGTCAGACGTATCGGCCCGAGCACTTCCGTGGACTCCAACGTCTCAGCGAGCGGCTGGGAGACCGGTTCGCCGGCGGCGTGGTCCTCGGCACCGCCGATCACGGGGTGCAATTCGGTGCGAACCTCGTCGGACTGCCGATCGCGTCGCTGTGGGAGCTGTGA
- the clpB gene encoding ATP-dependent chaperone ClpB codes for MDSFTPTTKTQAALQAAVQDAAASNNPDVRPAHILAALLEQTDGIASPLLKAVGVDPAHMRAEANALVGRAPTVASNSGQPTLSREAIAVVTAAQNLATEMGDDYVSTEHLMVGLATGDSDVAKLLTNAGASPEALREAFVSVRGTGRVTSEDPESTYQALEKYSTDLTKRAREGDLDPVIGRDSEIRRVVQVLSRRTKNNPVLIGEPGVGKTAIVEGLAQRVVAGDVPESLRGKTVISLDLGSMVAGAKYRGEFEERLKAVLDEIKGSDGQIITFIDELHTIVGAGATGESAMDAGNMIKPMLARGELRLVGATTLEEYRQYIEKDAALERRFQQVYVGEPSVEDTIGILRGLKDRYEVHHGVRITDSALVSAATLSDRYITSRFLPDKAIDLVDEAASRLRMEIDSRPVEIDEVERIVRRLEVEEVALEKETDAASKDRLEKLRVELADHREKLNELLARWQGEKTAIDAIRDVKEELERLRGEADRAERDGDLGQAAELRYGRIPGLEKELEAAIEKTGGDPDQDVMLQEEVGPDDVAEVVSAWTGVPAGKMLEGETAKLLRMEDELGKRVIGQRAPVAAVSDAVRRARAGVADPNRPLGSFLFLGPTGVGKTELAKALGEFLFDDERAIIRIDMSEYGEKHSVARLVGAPPGYVGYEAGGQLTEAVRRRPYSVVLFDEVEKAHPDVFDVLLQVLDEGRLTDGQGRTVDFRNTILILTSNLGAGGDKDQVMAAVRAAFKPEFINRLDDVVIFDALSPEELVSIVDIQLAQLGKRLAQRRLDLQVTPKAKEWLAERGFDPLYGARPLRRLVQQAIGDRLAKALLAGDVRDGDVVAVDVAGDGESLSVG; via the coding sequence GTGGACAGCTTCACTCCCACGACCAAGACGCAGGCTGCGCTGCAGGCTGCTGTCCAGGACGCCGCGGCGTCGAACAACCCCGACGTGCGCCCCGCACACATTCTCGCCGCGCTGCTCGAACAGACCGATGGCATCGCGTCGCCGCTGCTCAAGGCGGTCGGCGTCGACCCTGCGCATATGCGTGCCGAGGCGAACGCTCTTGTCGGACGTGCTCCGACAGTGGCCAGCAACAGCGGGCAGCCGACGCTCTCTCGTGAGGCGATCGCCGTGGTCACCGCCGCGCAGAACCTTGCGACCGAGATGGGCGACGATTACGTCTCCACCGAACACCTGATGGTCGGCCTCGCCACCGGCGACTCCGACGTCGCGAAACTGCTCACCAACGCGGGAGCGTCGCCCGAGGCGCTGCGCGAGGCGTTCGTGTCGGTCCGCGGCACCGGACGTGTGACGAGCGAAGATCCCGAGTCGACGTATCAGGCACTCGAGAAGTACTCGACCGACCTCACCAAACGAGCCCGCGAAGGCGACCTCGACCCGGTGATCGGCCGCGACAGCGAGATCCGTCGCGTGGTGCAGGTCCTGTCCCGTCGTACCAAGAACAATCCGGTGCTCATCGGCGAGCCGGGCGTCGGCAAGACGGCCATCGTCGAAGGACTCGCCCAGCGCGTGGTCGCGGGCGATGTGCCGGAGTCGCTGCGCGGGAAGACCGTCATCTCGCTCGACCTCGGATCGATGGTCGCCGGTGCCAAGTACCGTGGCGAGTTCGAAGAGCGCTTGAAGGCCGTCCTCGACGAGATCAAGGGCTCGGACGGACAGATCATCACGTTCATCGACGAGCTGCACACCATCGTCGGCGCCGGTGCCACCGGCGAGTCGGCGATGGACGCGGGCAACATGATCAAGCCGATGCTCGCCCGCGGTGAGCTGAGGCTGGTCGGTGCGACGACTCTCGAGGAGTACCGCCAGTACATCGAGAAGGACGCCGCCCTCGAACGCCGCTTCCAGCAGGTCTACGTCGGGGAGCCGTCGGTGGAGGACACCATCGGCATCCTGCGCGGACTCAAGGACCGGTACGAGGTGCACCACGGCGTGCGCATCACCGACTCCGCGCTGGTGTCGGCCGCGACGCTCTCGGACCGCTACATCACCTCGCGTTTCCTGCCGGACAAGGCAATCGACCTGGTCGACGAGGCCGCGTCGCGACTGCGCATGGAGATCGACTCGCGTCCCGTCGAGATCGACGAGGTCGAGCGAATCGTCCGACGCCTCGAGGTGGAGGAGGTCGCCCTGGAGAAGGAGACCGACGCCGCGTCGAAGGACCGTCTGGAGAAGCTGCGCGTCGAATTGGCCGACCACCGCGAGAAGCTCAACGAGCTGCTCGCGCGCTGGCAGGGCGAGAAGACCGCGATCGACGCGATCCGCGACGTCAAGGAAGAGCTGGAGCGGCTCCGCGGCGAAGCCGATCGTGCCGAGCGCGACGGAGATCTGGGGCAGGCCGCCGAGCTGCGCTACGGCCGCATCCCGGGTCTGGAGAAGGAACTGGAAGCCGCCATCGAGAAGACCGGCGGCGACCCCGACCAGGACGTGATGCTGCAGGAGGAGGTCGGACCCGACGACGTCGCCGAGGTCGTGTCGGCGTGGACCGGTGTGCCCGCGGGCAAGATGCTCGAGGGTGAGACCGCGAAGCTGCTGCGCATGGAGGACGAGCTCGGCAAGCGCGTCATCGGTCAGAGGGCTCCCGTGGCCGCGGTGTCGGACGCCGTGCGTCGTGCTCGGGCCGGCGTCGCCGATCCGAACCGGCCGCTCGGTTCGTTCCTGTTCCTCGGACCGACCGGTGTCGGCAAGACGGAGCTGGCGAAGGCACTCGGCGAGTTCCTGTTCGACGACGAGCGCGCGATCATTCGGATCGACATGAGCGAGTACGGCGAGAAGCACAGCGTCGCTCGCCTGGTCGGTGCCCCTCCCGGGTACGTCGGCTACGAGGCGGGTGGTCAGCTGACCGAAGCCGTGCGCCGTCGGCCGTACTCGGTGGTCCTGTTCGACGAGGTCGAGAAGGCGCACCCGGACGTGTTCGACGTGCTGTTGCAGGTCCTCGACGAAGGCCGTCTGACCGACGGTCAGGGGCGCACGGTGGACTTCCGCAACACCATCCTCATCCTGACGTCCAATCTGGGCGCCGGGGGTGACAAGGACCAGGTGATGGCGGCCGTCCGCGCGGCGTTCAAGCCGGAGTTCATCAACCGTCTCGACGACGTCGTGATCTTCGACGCGCTGAGCCCGGAGGAACTGGTGTCGATCGTCGACATTCAGCTCGCGCAGCTCGGCAAGCGGCTGGCCCAGCGTCGCCTGGATCTGCAGGTGACACCGAAGGCCAAGGAGTGGTTGGCCGAGCGCGGATTCGATCCGCTGTACGGTGCGCGCCCGCTGCGCCGTCTGGTGCAGCAGGCCATCGGCGACCGGCTCGCCAAGGCGCTGCTGGCCGGTGACGTCCGCGACGGCGACGTCGTGGCGGTGGACGTGGCAGGCGACGGAGAGTCGTTGAGCGTCGGCTGA
- a CDS encoding ABC transporter permease, with translation MTTSNVVSSEPAESTRSAIGSRLWSPALTVAVAIVLWWIGTSVVPAADSLTRQFAPQNVGPALVDMFSRGVLLPDIGLSLWRLVVGLLIAIVVGIPIGLLVGLSTTLERAVSPLVSFLRMISPLSWAPIAVMVFGIGNQPVIFLIAIAAVWPIVINTAAGVAAIDPGFLAVARSFDASRSELVIHVVVPAIRGHVQTGVRVALGIAWVVLVPAEMLGVRSGLGYQILNARDQLAYDQVMAVIVVIGVLGFVLDAGTRYLARERN, from the coding sequence ATGACCACGTCGAACGTTGTTTCGTCGGAGCCTGCGGAGTCGACGCGAAGCGCGATCGGTTCACGGCTGTGGTCGCCCGCGCTCACCGTCGCGGTGGCGATCGTTCTGTGGTGGATCGGGACTTCTGTGGTGCCGGCCGCCGACTCACTCACCCGTCAGTTCGCGCCCCAGAACGTGGGTCCGGCGCTGGTCGACATGTTCTCCCGTGGTGTGCTGCTGCCCGATATCGGACTGAGCCTGTGGCGATTGGTGGTCGGGTTGCTGATCGCCATCGTCGTAGGAATCCCCATCGGCCTTCTTGTCGGACTCAGCACCACGCTCGAGCGGGCAGTCAGCCCGCTCGTATCGTTCCTGCGAATGATCTCACCGCTGTCGTGGGCGCCCATCGCGGTCATGGTCTTCGGCATCGGTAATCAACCGGTGATCTTCCTGATCGCCATCGCCGCCGTCTGGCCGATCGTCATCAACACCGCGGCAGGAGTCGCCGCGATCGACCCGGGGTTCTTGGCGGTCGCACGCAGCTTCGACGCCAGCCGATCGGAGCTGGTGATTCATGTGGTGGTGCCGGCCATCAGAGGGCACGTGCAGACCGGAGTGCGGGTGGCATTGGGTATCGCATGGGTCGTGCTGGTTCCAGCGGAGATGCTTGGCGTGCGATCCGGGCTCGGCTACCAGATCCTCAACGCGCGTGACCAGCTGGCGTACGACCAGGTGATGGCGGTCATCGTCGTGATCGGCGTACTAGGATTCGTGCTCGACGCGGGAACTCGGTACTTGGCGCGCGAACGCAACTGA
- a CDS encoding ATP-binding cassette domain-containing protein: MGTSAVRIVNGGKEFRGHVALSGVDLTIGDREFVAVLGKSGSGKSTLLRVLAGLDTLDSGIVEWSGSESATRSHTGVVFQQPLLMPWLTVLENVEFGQRFASQRDRIDGNRARDLLSRFGLDALAQRRPAQLSGGQAQRVAIIRAAAVAPRLLLLDEPFSALDPAVRGDLRGWLAELADELGMTVVLVTHDVEEALELADRIVLLGDNGTIRGQWCLESADRVDPVLRSAIFDSYRDPVGERS; the protein is encoded by the coding sequence GTGGGAACTAGCGCAGTTCGAATAGTCAATGGCGGCAAGGAGTTCCGTGGCCACGTGGCGCTCTCAGGCGTCGATCTGACGATTGGCGATCGCGAGTTCGTCGCAGTCCTGGGCAAGAGTGGCAGCGGCAAGTCGACGCTGCTGCGAGTGCTCGCCGGGCTCGACACGCTCGACTCCGGGATCGTCGAATGGTCCGGCAGTGAGTCCGCCACGCGCTCACACACCGGCGTCGTCTTCCAGCAGCCGCTGTTGATGCCGTGGCTCACCGTGCTGGAGAACGTCGAGTTCGGGCAGCGCTTCGCATCCCAACGGGATCGAATCGATGGCAACCGCGCCCGTGATCTGTTGAGTCGGTTCGGCCTGGACGCTCTTGCTCAGCGTCGACCCGCTCAATTGTCGGGTGGGCAGGCGCAGCGAGTGGCGATCATTCGTGCGGCCGCGGTCGCGCCCCGCCTGCTACTGCTCGACGAACCGTTCAGCGCGCTCGATCCGGCCGTTCGTGGAGACCTGCGCGGCTGGTTGGCCGAGCTCGCGGACGAGCTGGGCATGACGGTGGTCCTCGTGACGCACGATGTCGAAGAAGCGCTCGAACTCGCCGATCGGATCGTCTTGCTCGGGGACAATGGCACGATCCGAGGGCAGTGGTGCCTGGAGTCCGCCGACCGCGTCGACCCGGTGCTGCGTTCGGCGATATTCGACAGCTACCGCGACCCCGTCGGCGAGCGGTCATGA